The following are encoded in a window of Arthrobacter antioxidans genomic DNA:
- a CDS encoding Gfo/Idh/MocA family protein, whose translation MNPQHRIIVPPCAEAGAPSPVVATGRPLKWGVIATGGIASKVTQDIALLEDAVLHAVSSRSADSAAAFADRFGFATSYGNDGGMAGYQRLVDDPEVDVVYITTPHGQHYDVAKAALTAGKHVLCEKPFTINAAEAEELAAIAADNGLFLMEAVWTRFLPSVNRAWEIIHSGELGEIRWVQADLGFTAPEDPASRLWDPAAGGGALLDLTVYPLTWALGSLGFPDSVSAVGTLNSDGVDLQNAVTLGYGSGAYAQLSSSFIASCPGQATVCGSKGWLKTGGGNLHNPTELTIKAGDTEARVEHFEQAGAGYTYELREVTRCIQEGLTESPTMPIADTVRTMRLLDGVRAQIGLRYANDAA comes from the coding sequence ATGAACCCACAGCACCGCATCATCGTTCCCCCCTGCGCGGAAGCAGGAGCCCCCAGTCCCGTCGTCGCCACCGGCAGGCCGCTGAAGTGGGGCGTGATCGCCACCGGCGGTATCGCGTCCAAGGTCACACAGGACATCGCCCTGCTCGAGGACGCCGTGCTCCACGCGGTCAGCTCCCGCAGCGCGGACAGTGCCGCCGCGTTCGCGGACCGCTTCGGATTCGCCACCAGCTACGGCAACGACGGCGGCATGGCCGGCTACCAGCGCCTCGTGGACGACCCCGAGGTCGACGTCGTCTACATCACCACACCGCACGGCCAGCACTACGACGTCGCGAAGGCCGCCCTCACGGCGGGCAAGCACGTCCTGTGCGAGAAACCCTTCACCATCAACGCGGCCGAGGCGGAGGAACTCGCCGCGATCGCCGCCGACAATGGGCTGTTCCTCATGGAAGCGGTCTGGACACGCTTCCTGCCCAGCGTGAACCGGGCCTGGGAGATCATCCACTCCGGAGAGCTGGGCGAGATCCGGTGGGTGCAGGCCGACCTCGGCTTCACCGCCCCGGAGGACCCGGCCAGCAGGCTCTGGGACCCGGCGGCCGGCGGCGGCGCACTCCTGGACCTCACGGTCTATCCGCTCACCTGGGCGCTGGGATCCCTCGGCTTCCCCGATTCGGTGTCCGCCGTCGGCACGCTGAACAGCGACGGCGTGGACCTGCAGAACGCGGTGACGCTGGGTTACGGGAGCGGCGCCTACGCCCAGCTGTCGTCGTCGTTCATCGCCTCCTGCCCCGGCCAGGCGACCGTGTGCGGGTCCAAGGGCTGGCTGAAGACCGGCGGCGGGAACCTGCACAACCCGACGGAACTGACGATCAAGGCCGGCGACACCGAGGCCCGCGTGGAGCATTTCGAGCAGGCCGGCGCCGGGTACACGTACGAGCTGCGCGAGGTGACCCGCTGCATCCAGGAGGGCCTCACGGAGAGCCCGACCATGCCGATCGCCGACACGGTGAGGACGATGCGCCTGCTCGACGGCGTGCGCGCCCAGATCGGCCTCCGCTACGCGAACGACGCGGCCTGA
- the mmsB gene encoding multiple monosaccharide ABC transporter permease, with product MNSLKQIFGGNTRQFGMIFALVALVLFFQWRTGGKMLTSVNMMNLFNGNSYILILAIGMVLVIIAGHIDLSVGSVAAFVGIVVAIAMRDWGIPWYLGVVLGLALGALIGVWQGFWVAYVGIPAFIVTLAGMLIFRGANQSVGNSLTVPVPEGFRELGAGYLPEVGPNIGYNNLTLLMGFALVAFVIYNEVRGRRKLEKINAEVPPMWVPITKVVLLSAVILYATYLFATGRPGTSFPVPGLILGVLVIIYAFISNKTIAGRHVYAVGGNRHAAELSGVQGKRVNFMVMMNMSILAALAGMIFVGRSTASGPSDGVGWELDAIAAVFIGGAAVTGGVGTVVGSIIGGLVMAVLNNGLQLLGAGADDTQIIKGLVLLIAVAFDVYSKSQGKPSIIGLITRRFGGGDGGKKVDTEVPTPSPTEQAVGTKQVISHDV from the coding sequence ATGAATTCCCTCAAGCAAATCTTCGGCGGGAACACCCGCCAGTTCGGGATGATCTTCGCCCTGGTCGCGCTCGTCCTGTTCTTCCAGTGGCGCACGGGCGGCAAGATGCTCACGTCCGTCAACATGATGAACCTGTTCAACGGCAACTCGTACATCCTCATCCTCGCGATCGGGATGGTGCTGGTCATCATCGCCGGGCACATCGACCTCTCCGTCGGCTCCGTCGCCGCGTTCGTCGGCATCGTCGTCGCGATCGCGATGCGCGACTGGGGCATCCCCTGGTACCTCGGGGTGGTGCTCGGCCTGGCGCTCGGTGCGCTCATCGGGGTGTGGCAGGGCTTCTGGGTGGCCTATGTCGGCATCCCCGCGTTCATCGTCACCCTCGCCGGGATGCTCATCTTCCGCGGCGCCAACCAGTCCGTGGGCAACTCCCTCACCGTCCCGGTCCCCGAGGGCTTCCGAGAGCTCGGCGCGGGCTACCTGCCCGAGGTCGGTCCCAACATCGGCTACAACAACCTGACCCTGCTGATGGGCTTCGCCCTCGTGGCCTTCGTGATCTACAACGAGGTCCGGGGACGCCGCAAGCTGGAGAAGATCAACGCCGAGGTGCCCCCCATGTGGGTTCCCATCACGAAGGTGGTCCTGCTCTCCGCGGTCATCCTCTACGCGACCTACCTCTTCGCGACGGGGCGTCCCGGGACGTCCTTCCCGGTCCCCGGCCTGATCCTCGGCGTCCTCGTCATCATCTACGCGTTCATCTCCAACAAGACGATCGCCGGCCGCCACGTGTATGCCGTCGGTGGCAACCGCCACGCGGCCGAGCTGTCCGGTGTGCAGGGCAAGCGCGTGAACTTCATGGTCATGATGAACATGTCCATCCTCGCGGCCCTCGCCGGCATGATCTTCGTCGGCCGCTCCACCGCCTCCGGGCCGTCGGACGGCGTCGGCTGGGAGCTCGATGCGATCGCTGCCGTGTTCATCGGCGGCGCAGCCGTCACCGGTGGCGTCGGGACCGTGGTCGGATCCATCATCGGAGGCCTCGTCATGGCCGTCCTGAACAACGGGCTGCAACTCCTCGGAGCCGGCGCCGACGACACCCAGATCATCAAGGGCCTCGTCCTGCTCATCGCCGTCGCCTTCGACGTCTACAGCAAGAGCCAGGGCAAGCCGTCCATCATCGGGCTGATCACCAGGCGGTTCGGCGGAGGCGACGGCGGCAAGAAGGTCGACACCGAGGTCCCCACTCCCTCCCCGACCGAGCAGGCCGTCGGAACGAAGCAGGTCATCTCCCACGACGTCTAG
- a CDS encoding substrate-binding domain-containing protein → MRTFAKSLAAIAAVSALTLTGCGREEAAPSADGETAAAGFEAGSAIGVALPQKTSENWVLAEELFNEGLTEAGYDPDVQFANGGVSEQQNQISSMITNGVKVLVVGAIDGAQLGTQLQQAKDAGISVIAYDRLLTNTENVDYYVAYDNFQVGELQGQALLDGMKAAKPEGPYNIELFAGSPDDANAKVFFDGAMSILQPEIDNGNLVVVSGQETFDQVVTQGWEAENAQRRMDTLLSGSYSSEELDGVLSPNDTLARAILTSVKGAGKPIPVVTGQDSEVESVKSIMAGEQYSTINKDTRALVEHAIVMVNDLQAGNELEINDPDSYENGVKTVPAYLLEPQIVTQENAAEAYADNEELAPLTQ, encoded by the coding sequence ATGCGTACTTTCGCAAAATCCCTCGCAGCGATCGCTGCAGTATCAGCACTGACGCTGACCGGGTGCGGCCGCGAAGAAGCGGCGCCCTCTGCCGACGGCGAGACCGCCGCTGCAGGGTTCGAGGCAGGATCGGCCATCGGCGTCGCGCTCCCGCAGAAGACCTCGGAGAACTGGGTCCTCGCCGAGGAGCTCTTCAACGAGGGCCTGACCGAGGCCGGCTACGACCCCGACGTGCAGTTCGCCAACGGCGGCGTCTCCGAGCAGCAGAACCAGATCAGCTCCATGATCACCAATGGCGTGAAGGTCCTGGTCGTCGGTGCCATCGACGGCGCCCAGCTCGGCACCCAGCTCCAGCAGGCCAAGGATGCGGGCATCTCCGTCATCGCCTACGACCGCCTCCTGACCAACACGGAGAACGTGGACTACTACGTGGCCTACGACAACTTCCAGGTCGGCGAACTCCAGGGCCAGGCCCTGCTGGACGGCATGAAGGCCGCGAAGCCCGAGGGACCCTACAACATCGAGCTGTTCGCCGGTTCGCCGGACGACGCCAATGCGAAGGTCTTCTTCGACGGCGCCATGAGCATCCTCCAGCCCGAGATCGACAACGGCAACCTCGTCGTCGTGTCCGGCCAGGAGACCTTCGACCAGGTCGTCACCCAGGGCTGGGAAGCGGAGAACGCCCAGAGGCGCATGGACACCCTGCTCTCCGGCAGCTACAGCTCCGAGGAGCTCGACGGCGTCCTCTCGCCCAATGACACGCTCGCCCGTGCGATCCTGACCTCGGTCAAGGGTGCCGGCAAGCCCATCCCCGTCGTCACCGGCCAGGACTCCGAGGTCGAATCCGTGAAGTCGATCATGGCGGGCGAGCAGTACTCCACGATCAACAAGGACACCCGTGCCCTCGTGGAACATGCGATCGTGATGGTCAACGACCTCCAGGCCGGGAACGAACTCGAGATCAACGATCCCGATTCCTACGAGAACGGCGTCAAGACGGTCCCCGCGTACCTCCTCGAGCCGCAGATCGTCACGCAGGAGAACGCAGCGGAGGCGTACGCCGACAACGAGGAGCTGGCTCCGCTCACCCAGTAG
- a CDS encoding ROK family transcriptional regulator: MPAESPSTARSSPSGPPPKPGSQSALRERNQHRVIAALMSGGPRTQAELARQTGLSTATVSNIVKSMAVTGIVSTVPTTSSGRRALSVVLNDNGQVAAGIDIGRRHLRVVLASPNYRVLQEASVPLPLGHSAQDGLAAAADLLDTLLEDGGISRGALLGAGIGIPGPIDRRSGTVVQGAILPEWVGINIHETFSERLGVPVLIDNDANLGALAQVTWGPHGAVDNLMFIKVGSGIGSGLVLNGALFYGNVGITGELGHTTINEHGLICRCGNRGCLETVASTSTMIELLSRGGSEPVDTRRIIDRALTGDTATLRVIDDAGIAIGRALAHMANLINPETIVVGGPLTDLGEILLGPIRRGLSRHAVPIIGETTSVCMSSLGDRAEALGGAAVVLAQSGLSPALVGST, translated from the coding sequence ATGCCCGCAGAATCCCCCTCGACGGCGAGGTCGAGCCCGAGCGGCCCGCCTCCGAAACCGGGATCCCAGTCCGCCCTGCGCGAGCGGAACCAGCATCGCGTCATCGCGGCCCTCATGAGCGGCGGGCCCCGGACCCAGGCGGAACTCGCCCGGCAGACGGGGCTCTCGACGGCGACGGTCTCCAACATCGTGAAATCCATGGCCGTGACGGGGATCGTCAGCACCGTGCCCACCACCAGCTCGGGGCGCCGGGCCCTGTCCGTGGTCCTCAACGACAACGGACAGGTCGCGGCGGGCATCGACATCGGACGCCGCCACCTCCGCGTCGTCCTCGCGAGCCCCAACTACCGGGTCCTGCAGGAGGCCTCCGTCCCCCTCCCGCTCGGCCACAGCGCCCAGGACGGACTGGCCGCCGCCGCGGACCTCCTGGACACCCTGCTCGAGGACGGCGGCATCTCCCGGGGTGCGCTCCTCGGCGCCGGCATCGGCATCCCGGGCCCCATCGACCGTCGCAGCGGGACCGTGGTGCAGGGGGCCATCCTGCCCGAGTGGGTGGGCATCAACATCCACGAGACGTTCAGCGAACGGCTCGGCGTGCCCGTCCTCATCGACAACGACGCCAACCTGGGGGCCCTGGCGCAGGTGACCTGGGGGCCGCACGGCGCGGTGGACAACCTGATGTTCATCAAGGTGGGGTCCGGCATCGGCTCCGGGCTCGTCCTCAACGGAGCGCTGTTCTACGGCAACGTCGGGATCACCGGGGAACTGGGGCACACCACCATCAACGAACACGGCCTGATCTGCCGGTGCGGCAACCGCGGCTGCCTCGAGACCGTCGCCTCGACCTCCACCATGATCGAACTGCTCAGCCGCGGGGGCAGCGAACCCGTGGACACCCGGCGCATCATCGACCGCGCGCTCACCGGCGACACCGCGACCCTGCGCGTGATCGACGACGCCGGCATCGCCATCGGCCGGGCGCTCGCCCACATGGCCAACCTGATCAACCCCGAGACCATCGTCGTCGGCGGCCCGCTCACCGATCTCGGCGAGATCCTCCTCGGGCCGATCCGGCGCGGGCTGTCCCGCCACGCCGTGCCCATCATCGGTGAGACGACCTCCGTCTGCATGTCCTCGCTCGGTGACCGCGCCGAGGCGCTCGGAGGCGCCGCCGTCGTCCTCGCCCAGTCGGGGCTCTCCCCCGCACTCGTGGGTTCAACCTAA
- a CDS encoding FAD-dependent oxidoreductase → MYGPARDVDVPVRRVRVVVIGAGQAGLSSAYHLARRGLTPHRDVVVLDANPAPGGAWLHRWPALTFDAAHALHDLPGLRLGTPDPEEPASRVVTRYYGDYERTFALPVLRPVRVLRVEADDGDGPLRVSTPDGTWLADVVISATGTWDRPYWPHYPGRDVFEGRQLHTHDYRSAGEFTGRRVLVVGGGTSAVQFVLQLHAAGAVPLWSTRRPPSFTRRPFDAEWGREVEAAVDARTGAGLPPASVVSATGLPLTAGYRAGIDAGILVSRGPLAGLRERSAVFTDGTEEPVDAVLWATGFRAALDHLAPLRLREPGGGIVMDGVHVLKEPRLLLVGYGASASTLGASRAGRAAATAAAARLRGIASQSAAAGNLA, encoded by the coding sequence ATGTACGGTCCGGCACGGGACGTGGATGTACCGGTCCGGCGCGTCCGGGTCGTCGTGATCGGCGCCGGCCAGGCGGGGCTCAGCAGCGCCTACCACCTGGCACGCCGGGGGCTCACCCCGCACCGGGACGTCGTGGTGCTCGACGCCAACCCCGCTCCCGGTGGCGCGTGGCTGCACCGCTGGCCCGCCCTCACCTTCGACGCCGCCCACGCCCTGCACGACCTCCCGGGCCTGCGCCTCGGGACGCCGGACCCGGAGGAGCCCGCCTCCCGGGTGGTCACCCGGTACTACGGCGACTACGAGCGGACCTTCGCCCTGCCCGTGCTCCGGCCGGTCCGGGTGCTCCGCGTGGAGGCCGACGACGGCGACGGCCCCCTCCGCGTGTCCACGCCGGACGGCACGTGGCTGGCCGACGTCGTCATCAGTGCCACCGGCACCTGGGACCGCCCCTACTGGCCCCACTACCCCGGCCGGGACGTCTTCGAGGGACGCCAGCTGCATACGCACGACTACCGCTCGGCCGGCGAGTTCACGGGCCGGCGCGTCCTCGTGGTGGGCGGCGGGACCTCCGCCGTCCAGTTCGTCCTCCAGCTCCACGCCGCCGGAGCCGTGCCCCTCTGGTCCACCCGCCGGCCGCCGTCGTTCACCCGCCGGCCGTTCGACGCCGAATGGGGCCGCGAGGTCGAGGCCGCGGTCGATGCCCGGACGGGTGCGGGACTCCCGCCGGCCAGCGTGGTGTCGGCGACGGGCCTGCCGCTCACGGCCGGCTACCGGGCGGGCATCGACGCCGGGATCCTCGTGTCGCGCGGCCCCCTGGCCGGGCTGCGCGAGCGATCGGCGGTGTTCACGGACGGCACCGAGGAGCCCGTCGACGCCGTGCTGTGGGCCACCGGCTTCCGTGCCGCCCTGGACCACCTCGCACCGTTGCGCCTCCGGGAGCCCGGCGGCGGCATCGTCATGGACGGTGTGCACGTGCTGAAGGAACCGCGGCTCCTGCTCGTCGGCTACGGCGCCTCGGCGTCGACGCTCGGCGCGTCACGGGCAGGGCGGGCGGCGGCGACGGCCGCCGCGGCCCGGCTGCGCGGGATCGCGTCACAATCGGCGGCCGCCGGTAATCTGGCGTAG
- the glyA gene encoding serine hydroxymethyltransferase, with the protein MTTSPMAPSHADSVTNAPLSEVDPEIAAVLRDELARQRDTLEMIASENFAPRAVLEAQGSVLTNKYAEGYPGRRYYGGCEHVDVAENLAIERVKALFGAEFANVQPHSGAQANAAALSAMIKPGDRIMGLSLAHGGHLTHGMKLNFSGKLYEVAAYGVEEDTHRLDMERVREQALAAKPQVIIAGWSAYPRHLDFAAFRAIADEVGALLWTDMAHFAGLVAAGVHPSPVPYSDVVTSTVHKTLAGPRSGVILAKQEWAKKINSNVFPGQQGGPLMHVIAGKATAFRIAGSAEFRERQERVLEGARIIAERLTASDVTEHGVSVLTGGTDVHLVLVDLRHSSLDGQQAEDVLHSVGITVNRNAVPFDPRPPMVTSGLRIGTPALATRGFGAVEFTEVGEIIAAALKPSPDVQALRARVSALAADFPLYPGQEEW; encoded by the coding sequence ATGACCACTTCGCCCATGGCTCCCTCCCACGCCGACTCCGTCACCAACGCCCCCCTGTCCGAGGTGGATCCGGAGATCGCCGCCGTCCTCCGGGACGAGCTCGCACGGCAGCGGGACACCCTCGAGATGATCGCCTCGGAGAACTTCGCACCGCGCGCCGTCCTCGAGGCCCAGGGCAGCGTGCTCACCAACAAGTACGCGGAGGGCTACCCCGGGCGCCGCTACTACGGCGGCTGCGAGCACGTCGACGTCGCCGAGAACCTGGCGATCGAGCGGGTCAAGGCGCTGTTCGGCGCCGAGTTCGCGAACGTCCAGCCGCACTCCGGTGCGCAGGCCAACGCGGCGGCGCTCTCGGCCATGATCAAGCCCGGCGACAGGATCATGGGGCTCTCCCTCGCGCACGGCGGCCACCTCACGCACGGCATGAAGCTGAACTTCTCGGGCAAGCTGTACGAGGTCGCGGCCTACGGCGTCGAGGAGGACACCCACCGCCTCGACATGGAGCGCGTGCGCGAGCAGGCGCTCGCCGCGAAGCCCCAGGTCATCATCGCCGGCTGGTCGGCCTACCCCCGCCACCTCGACTTCGCGGCGTTCCGCGCGATCGCCGACGAGGTCGGCGCGCTGCTCTGGACCGACATGGCGCACTTCGCGGGCCTCGTCGCCGCCGGCGTCCACCCCAGCCCCGTGCCGTACTCCGACGTCGTCACCTCCACGGTCCACAAGACCCTCGCGGGTCCCCGCTCCGGCGTGATCCTCGCCAAGCAGGAATGGGCCAAGAAGATCAACTCGAACGTCTTCCCCGGCCAGCAGGGCGGCCCGCTCATGCACGTCATCGCGGGCAAGGCCACGGCCTTCAGGATCGCCGGGTCGGCCGAGTTCAGGGAGCGCCAGGAGCGCGTCCTCGAGGGTGCGCGCATCATCGCCGAGCGCCTCACGGCGTCGGACGTCACCGAGCACGGCGTGTCGGTGCTCACGGGTGGCACGGACGTCCACCTGGTCCTCGTGGACCTGCGGCACTCCTCGCTCGACGGCCAGCAGGCCGAGGACGTGCTGCACTCGGTCGGGATCACCGTGAACCGCAACGCCGTGCCGTTCGATCCCCGTCCGCCGATGGTCACCTCGGGCCTCCGGATCGGCACCCCAGCGCTCGCGACCCGCGGCTTCGGGGCCGTCGAGTTCACGGAGGTGGGCGAGATCATCGCCGCGGCCCTCAAGCCCTCACCCGACGTCCAGGCGCTCCGCGCCCGCGTGTCCGCGCTCGCCGCCGACTTCCCGCTGTACCCGGGCCAGGAGGAGTGGTAG
- a CDS encoding gamma carbonic anhydrase family protein, translating to MAHLIPFRGRTPVISDSAFTAPTASLIGEVTLGEFASVFYGARVRADTAPISIGDGSNLQDNVVVHADPGFPATIGDRVSVGHGAVVHGCTIGDDCLIGMSATVMNGAVIGAGSLVAAGAVVLEGTVVPPRSLVAGVPAKVRRQLDDDEVRAVQANADRYKALAQEHREAFTS from the coding sequence ATGGCACATCTCATCCCCTTCCGCGGCAGGACCCCCGTCATCAGCGATTCGGCCTTCACGGCGCCGACCGCATCCCTCATCGGAGAGGTGACCCTCGGCGAGTTCGCCAGCGTCTTCTACGGTGCCCGCGTCCGCGCCGACACCGCCCCGATCTCGATCGGGGACGGGAGCAATCTCCAGGACAACGTGGTGGTCCACGCCGACCCGGGCTTCCCCGCCACGATCGGGGACCGCGTCAGCGTGGGGCACGGCGCCGTGGTGCACGGGTGCACGATCGGGGACGACTGCCTCATCGGGATGAGCGCCACGGTCATGAACGGCGCCGTCATCGGCGCCGGGTCGCTGGTCGCCGCCGGCGCCGTCGTGCTCGAGGGAACGGTCGTCCCGCCGCGGTCGCTCGTGGCCGGCGTCCCGGCGAAGGTGCGGAGGCAGCTCGACGACGACGAGGTCAGGGCCGTGCAGGCCAACGCCGACCGCTACAAGGCTCTCGCCCAGGAACACCGCGAAGCGTTCACTTCTTGA
- the purU gene encoding formyltetrahydrofolate deformylase, translating into MTSPAAPSSFSLTLSCPDRPGIVHGVSGALVGVGANITESQQYGSPDTGTFFMRVALDTVASEEDLRAALEPVAGEFGMDWSLTPAARRTRTLIMVSKAAHCLNDLLFQHRSGTLAIDIPVIVSNHRDLEGLAAFYGVEFHHIPVTPETKDDAEDRLRALMDEHGIELVVLARYMQILSDRLCEELLGRAINIHHSFLPSFKGARPYHQAHARGVKLIGATAHYVTGALDEGPIIEQEVIRVDHARTAEQLTSIGRELEGRALVQAVQWHAEHRVLLDGRRTIVFN; encoded by the coding sequence GTGACCTCCCCCGCTGCTCCCAGCTCCTTCTCCCTGACGCTGTCCTGCCCCGACCGGCCCGGGATCGTCCACGGCGTCTCGGGCGCCCTGGTCGGCGTGGGCGCCAACATCACCGAGTCGCAGCAGTACGGGAGCCCTGACACGGGCACCTTCTTCATGCGCGTGGCACTCGACACCGTCGCCTCGGAGGAGGACCTCCGCGCGGCGCTCGAGCCCGTGGCCGGGGAGTTCGGGATGGACTGGTCGCTGACCCCGGCCGCACGCCGCACGCGGACGCTCATCATGGTGTCCAAGGCCGCGCACTGCCTCAACGACCTCCTCTTCCAGCACCGCTCCGGCACGCTCGCCATCGACATCCCCGTGATCGTGTCCAACCACCGCGACCTCGAGGGACTCGCCGCGTTCTACGGCGTCGAGTTCCACCACATCCCGGTGACGCCCGAGACCAAGGACGACGCCGAGGACAGGCTGCGCGCGCTGATGGACGAGCACGGGATCGAACTCGTGGTCCTCGCGCGGTACATGCAGATCCTCAGCGACCGGCTCTGCGAGGAGCTGCTCGGCCGTGCCATCAACATCCACCACTCGTTCCTGCCGTCCTTCAAGGGTGCCCGCCCCTACCACCAGGCCCATGCGCGCGGCGTGAAGCTGATCGGCGCGACCGCCCACTACGTCACCGGGGCCCTCGACGAGGGACCGATCATCGAGCAGGAGGTCATCCGCGTGGATCATGCGCGCACGGCCGAACAGCTGACGTCGATCGGCCGGGAGCTGGAGGGACGCGCGCTGGTGCAGGCGGTCCAGTGGCATGCGGAGCACCGCGTCCTCCTCGACGGCCGCCGCACGATCGTCTTCAACTGA
- the mmsA gene encoding multiple monosaccharide ABC transporter ATP-binding protein has product MKNHIILEMRSITKEFPGVKALADVSIEVRAGEIHAICGENGAGKSTLMKVLSGLYPYGDYSGDIIFQGEEVRFKDIRSSEAAGIVIIHQELALIPELSIAENIFLGNEPARFGVIDWDHVNRTTLELMARVGLSEDPTTKIKDIGVGKQQLVEIAKALSKSVKLLILDEPTAALNESDSQHLLDLMAGLRSKNISCIMISHKLNEIEQIADSITIIRDGRSIETLHVKEDGVDEDRIIRGMVGRSLESRFPDHTPTIGETFFEVRNWTVGHPTVPDRLVCKNSSFKVRRGEIVGFAGLMGAGRTELARSVFGRSYGTFKSGQIVMDGKEITLRSVPQAIDAGLAYVTEDRKSLGLNLLDDIKTTTVSANLQKITRGLVVDRDEEFRIAEEYRKSLRTKTPSVNEGVAKLSGGNQQKVVLAKWMFTDPELLILDEPTRGIDVGAKYEIYGIIQKLADQGKGVIVISSELPELLGLSDRIYTIFEGAITGEVERENANQESLMKLMTASRKSA; this is encoded by the coding sequence ATGAAGAACCACATCATCCTCGAGATGCGCTCCATCACGAAGGAGTTCCCGGGCGTCAAGGCCCTCGCAGACGTCTCGATCGAGGTGCGCGCAGGCGAGATCCACGCGATCTGCGGTGAGAACGGCGCCGGGAAATCGACCCTCATGAAGGTCCTCTCGGGCCTCTACCCGTACGGCGACTACTCGGGCGACATCATCTTCCAGGGCGAAGAGGTCCGGTTCAAGGACATCCGCTCGAGTGAGGCCGCGGGGATCGTCATCATCCACCAGGAACTCGCGCTGATCCCGGAGCTCTCGATCGCGGAGAACATCTTCCTGGGCAACGAGCCCGCCCGCTTCGGCGTCATCGACTGGGACCATGTCAACCGGACCACCCTGGAGCTCATGGCCCGCGTGGGCCTGAGCGAGGACCCGACCACCAAGATCAAGGACATCGGCGTCGGCAAGCAGCAGCTCGTCGAGATCGCCAAGGCACTCAGCAAGTCGGTGAAGCTGCTCATCCTCGACGAGCCCACCGCGGCGCTGAACGAGTCCGACTCGCAGCACCTCCTGGACCTGATGGCCGGCCTGCGGTCCAAGAACATCAGCTGCATCATGATCTCCCACAAGCTCAACGAGATCGAGCAGATCGCCGACTCGATCACGATCATCCGCGACGGGAGGTCCATCGAGACCCTGCACGTCAAGGAGGACGGCGTCGACGAGGACCGCATCATCCGCGGGATGGTGGGCCGTTCGCTCGAGTCCCGCTTCCCGGACCACACCCCGACGATCGGTGAGACCTTCTTCGAGGTACGGAACTGGACCGTAGGACACCCCACCGTGCCGGACCGCCTGGTGTGCAAGAACTCGAGCTTCAAGGTGCGGCGCGGCGAGATCGTCGGGTTCGCGGGGCTGATGGGCGCCGGGCGGACGGAGCTCGCGCGCTCGGTCTTCGGCCGCTCCTATGGCACCTTCAAGTCCGGCCAGATCGTCATGGACGGCAAGGAGATCACGCTCCGCTCGGTGCCCCAGGCGATCGACGCCGGCCTCGCCTACGTCACCGAGGACCGCAAATCGCTCGGCCTCAACCTGCTGGACGACATCAAGACCACCACGGTGTCCGCGAATCTGCAGAAGATCACGCGCGGGCTCGTCGTCGACAGGGACGAGGAGTTCAGGATCGCCGAGGAGTACCGGAAGTCGCTGCGCACCAAGACGCCGAGCGTCAACGAGGGCGTCGCGAAGCTCTCGGGCGGCAACCAGCAGAAGGTGGTCCTCGCGAAGTGGATGTTCACCGATCCCGAACTGCTGATCCTCGACGAGCCCACCCGCGGCATCGACGTGGGAGCCAAGTACGAGATCTACGGCATCATCCAGAAACTCGCGGACCAGGGGAAGGGCGTCATCGTCATCTCCTCCGAGCTGCCCGAACTGCTCGGCCTCTCGGACCGGATCTACACGATCTTCGAGGGCGCCATCACCGGTGAGGTGGAACGCGAGAACGCGAACCAGGAATCCCTGATGAAACTCATGACCGCCAGCAGGAAATCTGCCTGA